From a region of the Paenibacillus segetis genome:
- the purF gene encoding amidophosphoribosyltransferase, with the protein MSDEIIMPMWTGDYYNEGTGKDSIFDKLKEECGVFGVFGHSEAASLSYYGLHALQHRGEESAGICVSDGKEFNYHRGMGLVKEVFDRDKLLSLRGDRSIGHVRYSTSGDSRLANAQPLIFKYRDGDLAVATNGNIVNAPKIRQELEMSGSIFQTTSDTEVIAHLIARSSKDFVEAAKDALGQLVGGFAFLLLTNDKLIVASDPHGLRPLTMGRLGDAYLFSSETCAFEVVGAEMIRDIQPGEMLVLDQNGLREERFAEPQRKALCAMEYIYFSRPDSDLNGSNLHSSRKRMGKIMAQESFVDADVVTGVPDSSISAAIGYAEQTGIPYELGLIKNKYTGRTFIQPSQELREQGVKMKLSAVRRVVEGKRVVMIDDSIVRGTTSRRIVNLLREVGATEVHVRITSPPFKNPCFYGIDTPDRGELIASYKTIEEICLEINADSLQFLSPEGLIQAVGGDSRSEYKGGLCMACFDNDYPTRTDFDGEEKFGCNC; encoded by the coding sequence ATGTCTGATGAAATAATCATGCCAATGTGGACAGGAGATTATTACAACGAAGGCACGGGAAAAGACAGTATATTTGATAAATTGAAGGAAGAGTGTGGGGTATTCGGAGTGTTTGGTCACTCCGAAGCGGCTTCCTTATCCTACTACGGGCTGCATGCATTACAGCACCGGGGGGAAGAAAGTGCAGGCATCTGTGTATCCGATGGTAAAGAATTTAATTACCATCGTGGAATGGGGCTTGTAAAAGAAGTATTTGACCGGGACAAATTACTCTCTTTGAGAGGTGATCGTTCCATTGGACATGTCCGTTATTCGACGAGCGGTGATAGTCGATTGGCGAATGCTCAACCGCTTATCTTCAAGTACCGTGACGGTGATCTCGCGGTGGCGACAAATGGGAATATCGTGAACGCACCAAAGATAAGACAAGAACTGGAAATGAGTGGCTCGATCTTCCAGACGACAAGCGATACGGAAGTCATAGCGCATCTAATCGCCCGCTCATCTAAAGATTTCGTCGAAGCAGCCAAGGATGCTTTGGGTCAACTTGTTGGCGGTTTTGCTTTCCTGTTGCTCACGAATGATAAATTGATCGTTGCTAGTGATCCCCATGGTCTGCGTCCATTAACAATGGGACGTCTCGGGGATGCATATTTGTTCTCCTCAGAGACATGCGCATTTGAGGTTGTTGGTGCGGAGATGATCCGTGATATTCAGCCAGGTGAAATGCTAGTATTGGATCAAAATGGCTTACGTGAAGAACGTTTTGCTGAACCTCAGCGCAAGGCATTATGTGCAATGGAGTATATTTACTTCTCTCGTCCGGATAGTGACTTGAATGGTTCTAATCTTCATTCCTCCCGCAAACGGATGGGGAAGATTATGGCTCAAGAATCGTTTGTGGATGCTGATGTAGTAACCGGGGTGCCGGATTCCAGTATTTCTGCGGCAATTGGTTACGCTGAGCAGACAGGCATTCCTTATGAGCTGGGTCTAATAAAGAATAAATACACGGGCCGTACTTTCATTCAACCGAGTCAAGAGTTGCGCGAGCAAGGTGTGAAAATGAAGCTAAGCGCGGTTCGCCGTGTGGTCGAAGGAAAGCGTGTTGTCATGATCGACGATTCCATCGTCCGGGGGACGACTTCTCGCCGTATCGTCAATTTATTGCGTGAGGTTGGTGCGACAGAAGTACACGTGCGGATCACTTCACCACCATTTAAGAACCCTTGCTTCTACGGGATTGATACACCTGACAGGGGAGAGTTGATCGCTTCTTATAAGACGATTGAAGAAATATGCCTAGAGATCAATGCAGACTCCTTGCAATTCTTAAGTCCTGAAGGCTTGATTCAAGCCGTTGGCGGCGATAGTAGAAGTGAGTATAAGGGTGGACTGTGTATGGCTTGTTTCGATAATGACTATCCTACACGGACTGATTTTGATGGAGAAGAGAAATTCGGCTGTAACTGTTAG
- the purM gene encoding phosphoribosylformylglycinamidine cyclo-ligase: MSEAYKNAGVDIAAGNEAVERMKSHVKRTLRPEVMTDLGGFGALFGLNKDKYEEPVLVSGTDGVGTKLKIAFAMDKHDTIGIDAVAMCVNDIVVQGAEPLFFLDYLACDKVVPAKIEAIVSGIADGCSESGCALIGGETAEMPGMYAEGEYDIAGFTVGVVDKSKIVNGSTIAAGDTVIGLAASGVHSNGFSLVRKTLLEQAGYDLHDKLPELGGEVLGEVLLTPTKLYVKPVLALLEKVKVKGMAHITGGGFIENIPRALPEGVNVEIEYGSWPILPIFSLLQEKGNVSNRDMFTTFNMGIGMVIVVAEAEAESALNALQAAGENPYVIGRVTEGVREVTFTGVEV, from the coding sequence GTGTCTGAAGCATATAAAAATGCCGGGGTGGATATTGCGGCGGGTAATGAAGCGGTAGAACGGATGAAAAGTCACGTGAAGCGGACGTTACGTCCAGAAGTGATGACCGATTTAGGCGGCTTCGGCGCTTTGTTCGGATTGAATAAGGATAAATATGAGGAGCCTGTGCTTGTATCGGGAACCGATGGTGTAGGTACGAAGCTTAAAATTGCATTCGCAATGGATAAACATGATACCATCGGTATCGATGCTGTGGCCATGTGCGTGAATGACATTGTTGTACAGGGAGCCGAGCCACTCTTTTTCCTCGATTATCTAGCTTGCGACAAAGTGGTACCTGCCAAGATTGAAGCGATCGTATCCGGTATTGCGGATGGTTGTTCCGAGTCGGGTTGTGCTCTGATCGGCGGAGAGACGGCTGAAATGCCGGGAATGTATGCCGAGGGTGAATACGATATCGCAGGATTTACCGTAGGTGTCGTAGATAAGAGTAAAATCGTGAATGGTAGCACCATCGCTGCTGGAGATACGGTAATCGGACTTGCTGCAAGCGGCGTTCATAGTAACGGCTTCTCGCTTGTACGTAAGACTCTATTAGAGCAGGCTGGTTATGATTTGCATGATAAGTTGCCTGAGTTGGGTGGCGAGGTACTGGGTGAAGTACTGTTAACACCAACTAAATTGTATGTGAAGCCAGTATTGGCCCTACTAGAGAAGGTAAAAGTAAAAGGTATGGCGCATATTACTGGTGGTGGTTTTATCGAAAATATTCCGCGTGCTCTGCCGGAAGGCGTAAATGTGGAGATTGAATATGGCTCATGGCCAATTCTACCGATATTCTCGCTATTGCAGGAGAAGGGTAACGTTAGCAATCGTGATATGTTCACCACATTTAATATGGGGATTGGAATGGTCATTGTTGTTGCTGAAGCTGAAGCCGAATCTGCGTTAAATGCACTGCAAGCTGCCGGTGAAAACCCTTATGTTATTGGCCGGGTTACCGAAGGGGTTCGTGAAGTAACCTTTACGGGGGTTGAAGTGTAA
- the purN gene encoding phosphoribosylglycinamide formyltransferase: protein MTSPYRIAVFASGQGSNFQSLVDSAHNGRLGAEIALLVCNKPQAPVVERARKAGIDCFLFEPKAYASRGDYEREIAAELAERGIDLIVLAGYMLLLTPVLVDLYAGRMINIHPSLLPSFPGINAIGQALNYGVKVTGVTVHLVDGGMDSGAVIAQQVVHIDDDDNIHSLEDKIHRAEQELYPRVVSWFANGCVHVEGRRITVKHD from the coding sequence ATGACGTCTCCATACCGGATTGCTGTTTTTGCTTCCGGCCAGGGAAGTAATTTTCAGAGTCTTGTGGATTCTGCTCATAACGGCAGGTTAGGGGCGGAAATCGCCCTGCTTGTCTGCAACAAACCGCAGGCCCCTGTGGTGGAACGTGCACGTAAAGCGGGGATTGATTGCTTTCTGTTTGAACCGAAAGCCTACGCTTCTAGGGGAGACTACGAAAGGGAGATTGCGGCGGAACTTGCCGAAAGAGGAATTGATCTGATTGTACTTGCTGGGTATATGCTGCTGCTTACACCCGTGCTAGTAGATCTGTATGCAGGTCGAATGATCAACATTCACCCTTCATTGTTGCCGTCTTTTCCAGGGATCAACGCAATAGGTCAGGCTTTAAATTATGGCGTCAAAGTAACGGGAGTAACGGTTCATTTGGTCGATGGTGGGATGGATAGCGGTGCTGTAATCGCTCAGCAAGTTGTTCACATCGACGATGATGACAATATTCACTCTCTTGAAGACAAAATTCATAGAGCAGAGCAAGAGTTATACCCTAGGGTTGTGTCATGGTTCGCCAATGGCTGTGTTCATGTAGAAGGTCGAAGAATTACAGTAAAGCACGACTAG
- the purH gene encoding bifunctional phosphoribosylaminoimidazolecarboxamide formyltransferase/IMP cyclohydrolase, with amino-acid sequence MSIKRALVSVSDKTGIVDFCRELSQLGVEIISTGGTKNLLAKEGVPVIGISDVTGFPEILDGRVKTLHPAVHSGLLAVRDSAEHQAQMKELGLDYIDLVVVNLYPFQETIAKPDVAYEDAIENIDIGGPTMLRSAAKNHAFVSVVVDSDDYSTVIEEIRGAGDTTLETRKRLAAKVFRHTAAYDALISDYLSNVNGDPLPERFTVTYEKLQDLRYGENPHQKAAFYRKPLAGADTITTAEQLHGKELSYNNINDANAALQIVKEFEEPAVVAVKHMNPCGVGVGKSIYEAYEKAYQADPVSIFGGIIAANRIIDEDTANQLKDIFLEIILAPGFTQEALDILTKKKNIRLLKLGGLELGGDRKSQYVVTSIDGGMVIQESDTHSVTESDLKVVTDRKPTEEELKQLLFGWKVVKHVKSNAIVLAKDDMTIGVGAGQMNRVGSAKIAIEQAGDKVQGSALASDAYFPMGDTVEVAAKAGVTAIIQPGGSIRDEESIQMANKYGIAMVFTGIRHFKH; translated from the coding sequence GTGAGTATCAAAAGAGCGCTAGTAAGTGTATCAGATAAAACAGGTATCGTGGATTTTTGCCGTGAGCTGTCGCAATTGGGTGTAGAAATCATTTCGACAGGAGGAACGAAAAATCTCTTGGCGAAGGAAGGGGTACCGGTAATCGGTATTTCGGACGTAACAGGATTTCCAGAAATCCTGGATGGTCGTGTTAAGACGCTTCATCCGGCTGTGCATAGTGGATTGTTAGCGGTACGTGACAGTGCGGAGCACCAGGCGCAAATGAAGGAGCTTGGTCTTGATTATATCGATCTCGTCGTTGTTAATCTGTATCCATTCCAAGAGACGATTGCGAAGCCTGATGTAGCTTATGAGGATGCTATCGAGAACATTGATATCGGTGGACCAACGATGCTACGTTCCGCTGCGAAGAATCATGCCTTTGTCAGTGTCGTTGTAGATTCTGACGATTATAGCACCGTTATCGAAGAAATCCGCGGTGCGGGTGATACGACCCTTGAGACGCGTAAACGGCTTGCGGCCAAAGTTTTCCGCCATACGGCGGCTTACGATGCTTTGATCTCTGATTATTTAAGCAATGTGAACGGCGACCCACTTCCTGAGCGCTTCACCGTTACTTACGAGAAACTACAAGATCTTCGTTATGGTGAGAATCCACATCAAAAGGCGGCCTTCTATCGCAAACCGCTTGCGGGTGCAGATACCATAACAACAGCAGAACAATTGCACGGTAAAGAGTTGTCCTATAACAACATTAATGATGCTAATGCGGCGCTGCAAATTGTTAAGGAATTTGAAGAGCCGGCCGTAGTAGCAGTGAAACATATGAATCCTTGCGGTGTGGGTGTAGGCAAGAGCATTTATGAAGCCTATGAAAAAGCATACCAAGCTGATCCCGTCTCCATTTTCGGTGGCATCATTGCGGCTAACCGCATCATTGACGAAGATACAGCGAATCAGCTGAAGGATATTTTCCTTGAGATCATTCTTGCGCCAGGCTTTACACAGGAAGCACTGGATATCCTAACGAAAAAGAAAAATATCCGTTTGCTCAAACTTGGCGGTTTGGAGCTTGGTGGCGATCGCAAGAGTCAATATGTTGTTACTTCGATCGACGGTGGTATGGTCATTCAAGAGAGTGATACGCATTCGGTTACAGAATCCGATCTGAAGGTTGTGACTGACCGCAAACCAACAGAGGAAGAACTGAAGCAATTACTCTTTGGTTGGAAAGTTGTTAAGCATGTGAAGTCTAATGCGATTGTATTGGCTAAAGATGATATGACAATCGGTGTAGGCGCGGGTCAAATGAACCGAGTTGGATCGGCTAAAATTGCGATCGAACAAGCTGGCGACAAGGTACAAGGAAGTGCACTCGCCTCGGATGCGTACTTCCCGATGGGAGATACAGTAGAAGTAGCAGCAAAAGCTGGCGTAACAGCCATTATCCAACCAGGGGGATCGATTAGAGATGAAGAATCGATTCAAATGGCGAATAAGTATGGCATTGCGATGGTATTTACAGGCATAAGACATTTCAAACACTAA
- the purD gene encoding phosphoribosylamine--glycine ligase — protein sequence MDILVIGGGGREHAICWALAKSPQAGVIYCAPGNAGIGQIAEIVPIQVNEFDRLTAFAQEKQVGLVVVGPDDPLVDGIVDAFEAKNIPVFGPRKNAAYIEGSKTFMKDLLKKYDIPTAAYEKFDNYEAALKYLQSQSLPIVIKADGLAAGKGVTVAFSSDQAETALKDIMINKVFGESGTQVVIEEFLAGQEMSILAFVDGETVRPMAAAQDHKQVYDNDQGPNTGGMGTYSPLPHIADSIIEEAIETIIKPTAKAMVAEGRHFRGILFAGLMISPDGKPKTIEFNARFGDPETQVVLPRLKSDLLEIFLAAVNGTLDQVEIEWSDEAAVCVVLASGGYPASYPKGLPISGLNEAKAKDALVFHAGTAKNVDGEWITNGGRVLGIVGLGQDIGAARANAYAIAEGITFDGKHNRRDIAAKALI from the coding sequence ATGGATATTTTAGTAATCGGTGGCGGAGGCCGCGAGCATGCGATTTGCTGGGCATTAGCCAAGAGCCCACAAGCTGGAGTCATATATTGTGCGCCAGGTAATGCCGGAATTGGTCAGATTGCAGAGATTGTTCCAATTCAGGTGAATGAATTCGACCGTTTGACAGCTTTTGCGCAGGAGAAGCAAGTGGGACTTGTTGTTGTTGGTCCTGACGATCCATTGGTAGATGGCATCGTAGATGCTTTTGAAGCGAAGAATATTCCGGTTTTTGGACCGCGTAAGAATGCGGCGTATATCGAAGGTAGCAAGACATTTATGAAGGATTTACTGAAGAAATATGATATTCCGACAGCAGCTTACGAGAAGTTTGATAATTATGAAGCGGCGCTGAAATATTTACAAAGTCAATCTCTGCCGATTGTTATTAAAGCAGATGGATTGGCTGCTGGTAAGGGTGTTACGGTAGCATTTAGCTCGGATCAAGCTGAAACTGCCCTGAAAGATATCATGATCAATAAGGTGTTTGGTGAATCAGGCACTCAAGTGGTTATTGAGGAATTCCTAGCTGGTCAAGAAATGTCCATTCTCGCATTTGTGGATGGAGAGACGGTTCGACCCATGGCAGCTGCTCAGGATCACAAACAAGTGTATGACAATGATCAAGGTCCGAATACGGGTGGCATGGGGACTTATTCTCCGCTTCCTCACATTGCGGATAGCATTATAGAAGAAGCCATTGAGACGATTATCAAGCCAACAGCCAAAGCTATGGTCGCAGAAGGGCGTCATTTCCGCGGTATTCTGTTTGCAGGACTGATGATTTCTCCGGATGGGAAGCCGAAGACGATTGAATTTAATGCCCGTTTTGGTGACCCTGAGACTCAAGTGGTTCTACCACGTTTAAAGAGTGACTTGCTGGAGATTTTCTTGGCTGCTGTTAACGGTACGTTGGATCAGGTTGAAATTGAGTGGAGTGACGAAGCCGCTGTATGCGTGGTGCTCGCTTCGGGTGGATATCCTGCATCCTATCCAAAAGGATTGCCGATTTCAGGACTGAATGAGGCCAAGGCAAAAGATGCACTAGTCTTCCACGCCGGTACAGCTAAAAATGTCGATGGTGAATGGATCACGAATGGTGGTCGTGTCCTTGGTATTGTGGGATTAGGACAAGATATTGGTGCTGCGCGTGCTAATGCTTATGCAATAGCAGAGGGCATCACATTCGATGGCAAGCACAATCGTAGAGATATTGCCGCTAAAGCGTTAATCTAA
- a CDS encoding transposase, which yields MSKKDKEMSPISREIVDVEGIYTDEAGHEEHLHRGEEFPADMMLGTTEWELTELVYDNHHQGNTDKRLVSKED from the coding sequence ATGAGTAAAAAAGATAAGGAAATGTCTCCAATCTCCCGTGAAATAGTGGATGTCGAGGGTATATATACCGATGAAGCAGGTCACGAGGAACATTTACACAGGGGAGAGGAGTTCCCTGCTGATATGATGCTCGGAACAACGGAATGGGAACTGACGGAGCTGGTGTACGATAATCATCATCAAGGCAACACCGACAAACGGCTTGTTTCCAAGGAAGACTAG
- a CDS encoding VOC family protein, translating into MPVSAGIHHITAFVNDLQSTVDFYAGVLGLRLVKQSVNFDAPDVHHLYFGNESGSPGTIISFFPQEDARQGMLGGGQVGITVYAVPKGSLLFWRKRLTYFQIEVMETTRFDEKYITFTDNSGLIIELVEREQGPNSWWSFSSVPVEFAIKGFAGALLFSANSKSTERVLVDLLGLSRVAEEEGLVRFRSGGELGNVIDLNVENIPVGEGGAGTVHHMAWRASDQGELEEWSSRIERSNMQSGRIVDRQYFKAVYFREPGGILFQIATDLPGFECDQRIEDLGGRLDLPEFLESQRATIEKRLKPFVVRALD; encoded by the coding sequence GTGCCAGTATCAGCGGGGATTCACCATATTACCGCATTTGTCAACGACTTACAGTCGACTGTCGATTTTTATGCGGGTGTTCTCGGACTAAGGCTCGTTAAGCAGAGTGTTAATTTCGATGCTCCGGACGTACATCATTTGTATTTCGGTAACGAGTCGGGAAGTCCAGGCACGATTATCAGCTTTTTCCCACAGGAAGATGCTAGGCAAGGGATGCTTGGTGGTGGACAGGTTGGTATTACGGTATATGCTGTCCCTAAGGGTAGCCTGCTATTTTGGCGAAAAAGACTTACATATTTCCAAATCGAAGTGATGGAAACGACTCGTTTTGATGAGAAGTATATTACGTTTACCGACAATTCTGGACTAATTATTGAATTAGTAGAGCGGGAGCAAGGACCTAATAGCTGGTGGTCATTTAGTTCAGTTCCCGTTGAGTTCGCCATTAAGGGGTTTGCAGGGGCACTTCTTTTTAGTGCTAATAGTAAAAGTACGGAGCGGGTGCTTGTAGATTTACTTGGACTTAGCAGGGTAGCTGAAGAGGAAGGATTGGTTCGCTTTCGTTCCGGCGGTGAGCTTGGTAATGTGATTGATTTGAATGTGGAGAACATCCCGGTTGGCGAGGGTGGTGCGGGAACAGTACATCATATGGCATGGCGTGCAAGCGATCAAGGTGAATTGGAAGAATGGAGTTCACGTATCGAGAGAAGCAATATGCAATCTGGTAGAATTGTAGACCGTCAATATTTCAAGGCTGTGTATTTCCGTGAGCCTGGGGGTATTCTTTTTCAGATAGCAACAGACCTTCCGGGTTTTGAGTGCGACCAGAGAATAGAAGATTTGGGTGGAAGACTTGATCTGCCGGAATTTCTAGAATCGCAGCGTGCTACCATTGAGAAACGGTTGAAGCCTTTTGTAGTGAGGGCACTGGATTAG
- the ilvA gene encoding threonine ammonia-lyase IlvA, with product MGEEERQTVGMEDIVRAHHVLKEVVKRTPLQLDATLSARYDCKVYLKREDLQIVRSFKIRGAYNMIRNLCPEDMEKGIVCASAGNHAQGVAYSCNALGIQGQIYMPSTTPNQKVKQVKRFGGSHVDIILTGDTYDDAYAEAMKACSEGGKTFIHPFDDAKIVAGNGTIGMEIMESLDAPADYIFVTIGGGGLVSGVGTYIKTVSPTTKVIGVEPSGAASMTEAMKQGQVVPLEAIDKFVDGAAVKRVGQLNYEICAKVLDDIIQVPEGKACTTILELYNDSAIVVEPAGALPVSALDMYRDQIRGKTVVCVISGGNNDIDRMQEMKERSLIYEGLKHYFVVNFPQRSGALREFLEQVLGPNDDIARFEYTKKHNKENGPALVGIELSDKDDYKSLIKRMDKSGIEYTELNRDLNLFNLLI from the coding sequence ATGGGCGAGGAAGAACGACAAACGGTGGGAATGGAAGATATCGTAAGAGCGCATCACGTGCTTAAAGAGGTTGTAAAACGCACCCCACTGCAATTGGATGCAACGTTATCAGCGAGATATGATTGTAAAGTGTATCTAAAGCGTGAAGACCTACAGATTGTACGTTCCTTTAAAATTAGAGGAGCCTATAATATGATTCGTAATCTATGTCCAGAAGATATGGAGAAGGGAATCGTGTGTGCAAGTGCGGGCAATCACGCACAAGGCGTGGCTTATTCTTGCAATGCACTTGGCATTCAAGGGCAAATCTACATGCCGAGCACGACGCCGAATCAAAAGGTTAAGCAAGTGAAACGTTTTGGTGGTTCGCATGTGGATATCATTCTAACTGGCGACACTTATGATGATGCTTATGCAGAAGCTATGAAGGCATGCAGTGAAGGTGGAAAGACCTTTATTCATCCATTTGACGATGCCAAAATCGTAGCCGGAAACGGAACGATCGGGATGGAGATTATGGAGAGTCTTGATGCACCTGCTGATTATATATTTGTTACGATTGGTGGCGGTGGACTAGTATCTGGTGTCGGCACCTATATCAAGACCGTGAGTCCAACCACGAAGGTAATTGGGGTGGAGCCTTCCGGAGCGGCATCGATGACAGAAGCCATGAAGCAAGGACAAGTAGTCCCACTCGAGGCGATAGATAAGTTTGTTGACGGTGCGGCCGTGAAACGGGTTGGTCAGCTAAACTACGAGATTTGTGCCAAGGTACTGGATGATATTATTCAAGTGCCGGAAGGTAAAGCTTGTACGACCATTCTTGAGCTATATAACGATAGTGCTATCGTGGTTGAACCAGCTGGAGCTTTGCCTGTGTCTGCACTAGATATGTACCGGGATCAAATCCGTGGAAAAACGGTTGTATGCGTAATAAGTGGCGGGAATAATGATATCGATCGGATGCAGGAGATGAAGGAGCGTTCGCTCATCTATGAAGGATTGAAGCATTATTTTGTTGTTAACTTCCCGCAACGTAGTGGCGCTCTTCGTGAATTTCTGGAGCAAGTACTTGGTCCAAACGATGACATTGCACGGTTCGAGTATACGAAGAAACACAATAAGGAGAACGGGCCAGCGTTAGTTGGCATCGAGCTGAGTGACAAAGATGATTATAAGAGCTTAATCAAAAGAATGGATAAAAGTGGTATCGAATATACAGAGCTGAATCGTGATCTAAATTTATTTAATTTATTGATCTGA
- a CDS encoding ABC transporter ATP-binding protein: MNGPNQETHPVVLSVNKVTKKIGQKKIVDSLSFDIRKGEVVGLLGPNGAGKTTTIRMIVGLIGMTEGDVLVRGKSIRNDFAGAIAHIGGIIENPEFYPYMSGYDNLKQYQRMTKGITEERIKTVTKLVGLQDAMNKKVKAYSLGMRQRLGIAQALLHEPSILILDEPTNGLDPAGIREMRDYLKQIASEEGISILVSSHLLSEIEQMCSRVVVIQEGKLVTVRSLGMTPNVEEKVNITFRVDDAQQAKERLERMEEITILDCAPELKQVSVSVRDSYIPRVVSALGAEGIAIYRIQENRESLEDEFLKWTGGNRIA, from the coding sequence ATGAACGGACCTAACCAAGAAACTCATCCGGTTGTTCTTTCTGTAAATAAAGTAACGAAGAAAATTGGACAGAAGAAGATCGTTGATAGCCTATCGTTTGATATACGAAAAGGGGAAGTCGTTGGTTTGCTTGGCCCGAATGGTGCAGGTAAAACAACTACGATTCGTATGATCGTTGGCCTGATCGGTATGACAGAAGGAGACGTACTTGTTAGAGGGAAAAGTATTCGAAATGATTTTGCCGGTGCAATCGCTCATATTGGCGGAATTATTGAGAATCCAGAGTTCTATCCTTATATGTCTGGATATGACAATCTGAAGCAATATCAACGAATGACGAAGGGGATAACGGAAGAACGGATCAAGACGGTGACGAAATTGGTCGGTTTGCAAGATGCGATGAATAAGAAAGTAAAGGCCTATTCGCTTGGTATGCGTCAACGTCTTGGTATCGCACAAGCGCTACTGCATGAGCCATCGATCTTGATTCTGGATGAACCCACGAACGGGTTAGATCCTGCGGGTATCCGTGAAATGCGCGATTACTTGAAGCAAATCGCCAGTGAAGAGGGAATTTCCATTCTAGTCTCCAGCCATCTCTTGTCGGAAATAGAGCAGATGTGTAGCCGAGTTGTCGTCATACAGGAAGGTAAGTTGGTTACGGTTAGATCACTAGGTATGACTCCTAATGTGGAAGAAAAGGTGAACATCACGTTCCGCGTAGATGACGCTCAGCAGGCGAAAGAAAGGCTGGAACGTATGGAAGAGATTACGATACTTGATTGTGCTCCTGAATTGAAGCAAGTTAGTGTGTCTGTTCGTGATAGCTATATTCCGCGTGTTGTGAGCGCGTTAGGTGCTGAAGGGATTGCGATTTACCGGATTCAAGAGAATCGTGAGTCGCTGGAAGATGAGTTCTTGAAATGGACGGGAGGAAACCGCATTGCGTAG
- a CDS encoding ABC transporter permease, whose product MRSFGNLVINEWLKLSKKRSFFIPYAVLIAFIALFGYLATAFESSGGFVSTVEFVQSVMSKSGMGQFIVFLGIICTAGIVTKEYSLGTIKLLLIRSQSRNRILASKYVTAVLYTVSLFLCSAIVAFITGGIAFGFNGSSEMGWNDVFMTVLYTLVYTLVYVTITFMVGVLTKSTGATIGIGMFLVLLEGLVTMLLSKYAIVKYLIFTNADLSVYSQGGAPFKGMTLNFSLIVVAVYMVLFLGTSFVTFKKRDVA is encoded by the coding sequence TTGCGTAGTTTCGGAAATTTAGTTATTAACGAATGGTTGAAGTTGTCCAAGAAGCGGAGTTTCTTTATCCCCTATGCGGTCTTGATCGCTTTTATCGCATTGTTCGGCTATCTGGCTACAGCATTTGAGTCGTCAGGGGGATTTGTATCTACTGTAGAGTTCGTACAAAGTGTTATGTCCAAGAGTGGTATGGGACAGTTTATCGTCTTTCTTGGCATTATATGCACAGCAGGGATCGTCACCAAAGAATATAGTCTTGGAACGATCAAGCTGCTACTGATTCGATCCCAGAGCAGAAATAGGATTCTTGCCTCAAAGTATGTAACGGCAGTGTTGTATACTGTATCTCTCTTTCTTTGTTCAGCAATTGTTGCTTTCATTACCGGAGGAATTGCCTTTGGCTTCAATGGATCATCTGAAATGGGCTGGAATGATGTTTTTATGACAGTTCTCTATACTCTAGTCTACACACTCGTGTATGTAACGATTACATTTATGGTTGGTGTATTGACAAAATCGACAGGGGCGACGATTGGGATCGGCATGTTCCTAGTATTGCTAGAGGGTCTGGTTACGATGTTGCTGTCTAAGTATGCAATAGTTAAATATTTGATTTTTACAAATGCCGACTTGTCGGTATATAGCCAAGGTGGTGCACCTTTTAAAGGCATGACGCTAAATTTCTCGCTTATTGTGGTTGCTGTGTATATGGTATTATTTCTTGGAACTAGCTTTGTTACGTTTAAAAAACGGGATGTCGCATAG
- a CDS encoding GntR family transcriptional regulator → MSMEFDNNLPIYLQIMNRIKREIVTGKLKAGDKIPSVRELAVELQINPNTIQRTFQELEREDVVETRRGLGRYVTSEESKIMTIKKEMAGDLLESFIHGMQELGFSNKDIAAIVVEAVEEESKD, encoded by the coding sequence GTGAGTATGGAATTCGATAATAACTTACCGATTTATTTGCAGATTATGAATAGAATCAAGAGAGAGATTGTTACCGGTAAATTAAAGGCTGGAGATAAAATCCCCTCCGTTCGTGAGCTCGCAGTAGAATTGCAAATTAATCCAAACACGATTCAACGAACGTTTCAGGAATTGGAACGAGAGGATGTCGTGGAGACGAGACGCGGATTAGGAAGATATGTGACAAGTGAGGAATCGAAAATTATGACCATAAAAAAAGAAATGGCAGGAGATCTACTGGAAAGCTTTATTCATGGCATGCAGGAACTCGGTTTTTCCAATAAGGACATTGCGGCCATTGTTGTTGAAGCAGTAGAAGAAGAGAGCAAAGACTGA